The Cryptomeria japonica chromosome 9, Sugi_1.0, whole genome shotgun sequence DNA segment TTTcctttgacataatgatccaaccaTAGATGTAAGACTTTGTTTCCTATGGATTGGATCAACCCTAACTTGTATCATATGTTCTTGACAATTTAAtgataagaagaagagaaagtTTGGTGTACATTGGGAAAGATTAATTGAAAATGCATGGTTTTTGTGCCATAGTTATAGCAGTAACAGATCGGCCTTAAGGAGGGGCTATTTTTATCGTTGAAATGGTAAGAGTATGTTGGGGAAATGGTGAACCAACCTTCATTTGATTCTGGAAGTgtgtttggatgagtttttgagcaagccctaggtttaagggtgaattagtgagggttttggggttaggGAATAAAGAAGCCTTACCTAACCATACAACCTAGAAAAAACTTGGTTTTAGATCATAACCAAAGACTGTACAAAATGATTCTTTCTGGATATGTGTTTTGAAAGTACTTCCTTTGCAAATGTGGCCTAATTAGCCTACCGGATACAAAGGACAGTGAGTTTTTTGAGATTGTTGGTCCAAAGTAATAGTACCTGAGTTTTGGATATGTTATTGTTGGCTGAAAAGGGTATCCTAATCCATAATTTGTTTGTCTATTTTTTTGCAACTTCTGGGAGATAACTGCCTAAAACAGTGTTTGCAGGGCTAGTAGGAGCCTAGGCCTAGTTTCAGGCTAATACTTGAGTTGTCTTGACAAATGGAGTCTTGATGTCTTATGAACCTTAGACACATTTTATTTGGGAGTGTTTAATTGGTGTAGAGGTAGAGGATCCATTTGTCTTAGTGGAGGACAAGGTTTGAGCCTCTTAGATGCATTAGATGCACTTGAATCACCTTAGGAGTGTGGGGTTTGGGTCCTCTTGCCTCTGCATCACATATGCAACAACATAGGTGTAATTTTAGGAAAGCAACATAGACAGCCTAAGGTTCACTAATTTGTGTGGCTTTGTTTAAACCATTTTAATAGGAAATAGTCAACATTTTATAACCTTCATAGATGACTAAAATCGAAAGACATAGGTAAATTAACATAAATAACTTGTTTACCTAGAGTCAAATTAGTTAGctcccattttttattcctcttTATTGCATTTATctcctcatccatggcctcacACCATTTCTCTTCTTTCACAACATCCTCAAAATAAATTGGATTACTATGagaaaataatgcaaaattcaagttttcatctaTATCTTCTTCATAACTTTCATTTTGATAAATCTCCCTTAGATTCTTAGTCTTTCTTGGTATTAGGTAGGTGAGAGTGGGGTCTAAACTCACTACTACTATTGCTTTGTTGCATTAAAAGTCTCTAGAGATGTAtgtttgttgtatttggtggctatgCAATAGTCCAAATTTGTTTGGAGGGTTGTGTAAGTAAGCTTTGTGACTATCTGTTTGGCTATATGTCTACATTTGGAGCTCTTTGGAGGTGACTGCTACACTCCATATCTATTGTAGCATCACCTTGCTGCTCTTCATGCACTTCTTCTTCATCACCAATGGGCACTCTAACTGAGATACCTAAAGAGGTGTCCAACCTATCATCCCATGACTCATATTCAACGAACTCAACACCCTTTTAATCACTATTTTCTTGGTGATGGGGttaaacaacctatatgccttggACTCTTCACTATAGTCAATGAAGATTCACTTCTCACCCTTGTCATCCAACTTTgtctcttctcctttggcacaaaTGCATATGCCACACAACCAAATACTCTTAAGTGCTCAaccatccacttgcattttgtcCATGCCTCTTATGTAATCCTTTCATGAACAACCTTTGTGGgacttctatttatcaaataaattgtTGTTGCAATAGTCTCACcccaatattcatttgggaatCCCTTGGCTTTCAACATACTTCTTGCCATCTCCATGATGGTTTTATTCTTCCTCTCaaccactccattttgttgtgaaGTATAGCTATTTGTCAACTCCTTGATGCCATGATACTTGCAGAAATTCACAAACTTATTGATGGGATAAACCCACATAGACCAATGCTTTGACACCAATTTGATggaaattaaaatccaaaaacatacacAGAGCTACTACTCTGTTTGCCAAGCAATTGGCAATACAAACCAAAGATCACTAGAGACTAATTACTAAATTCTATCAATCATAAAAATGAGATTTACAAAATGACTTTCAAAATTAGATCACACTATTGATTACAAACAAATCTTCTACAAGGATTTGGAACTGCAACCACAACCAACTTATAAAATTATTTGGAGCTACACTAAGGAACTTATTTTTCACACCTAAAGCTACTTGTTGTCTTCTTCCTTCATCTAGACCCAATTGCTAATGTACTTCATTCTCTTCACAAACTCTATTGTGGTTGCATAAACATTCTCTTTGTTCTACCCAAAATTTTTGTTTGCCAAAAATTTCTCTCTATCTAACCATTGCAAGAACTTTCCTTCCTTTTGTCTATTGTTGTCCCTACCAAAATTCCCTCtcattttcaaaattcaaacttaCCTACCAACATAAATTTTTGGTAGTGTGCATCAAGGGGAAAGAGATAAAGATCCCAAAATATTTCCAACAATTATTCTATGATAGGTAGTTGGTTGTTAGACTCAAGGCAATAAATTCCAACCTATTCTACCAAGCAAGTCCTCAATATACATGGAATAGTTGAATAAACTGATGGCTCATAGCCAATCAAACAAGGCCTATGGGAAAGGCCAATAATGGATGTAGCCAACAAAGAGGAGTCTAAGTGATCTGTGAGAAGCTCCAACACATCAAAGGAGAGATGAGTAGCTCAAAAGCACTCCACCAAAGTCTGTAATGTCAATCCACAGGGTGATGTGCCTTTTTCTCTTTCAAGTTGCAAATCTTATTTGCTAGCACTAATGAGATGCATCATATTGTTCTTCAATCTCTCATGGATCCTTCTATTTATCTGATACCAAAGTGATGCCTCCTAGGAAGATGATGCAGTCTTGTTTaaattaacttgaaattatttggaGCTACACTAAAGTCTTgacatttaatatttatctttatcactATTATTTTTACATTTCGCATCGATCAATGATGTagtatcatactatcaaatgtATGTAGTTAGTTTTGCAATTATGTATATTTCTTTAAACTTTTTtttgtgtgtatacatacacacatgaaTGTACCCAAGGGGAAAAAAATTTGCTTGTACCCTCGTAGGGGCAACTTAGCCTTGAAAAGAAATACTTTGAAACCACACTCTGTTCAAATAAGAAAAAAGTTAcagttctaattaattaaaaaaaaaagttttcaggacccgaaacctttaacaaaaaatattaagataagacaccaaaaagatcagtgcttaagaactgcatacaaaaagactggcaaaaagccagtgaatcgaaaggacaacaaaactaacaacagCAAAGAAACTAAGAAGGCGCTacacaaaaaatttcttcaacaagtcctccgccTTTATCACCAACTCGTCGTAAGTGGCCCCGacagctttaaggtcttccagatccttgttaggttttttgcCCTTATTTTTGCCTCTGGTGCAGGTTTTGGAGCCTTGAGCTTCCCTCATTCCTTCCGTTTCCGGGTCAATGTCcaagatttccttttcatcatctagtttgctgatgagagtgttggtgttgttggctaaaatcttcaggatgctaaggctctgttcagcaatgttcttcagacactcctcaattttaccaattttgctgaCAGTTTCCATGAGAGTGTGGTCGTTAGTgtcaacaagattctttctttccagcaaatccttctcaattttttcgaaCTTGGGGTTGTTAGTgtcaacaagattctttctttccagcaaatccttctcaattttttcgaacttggggttgaaagcatctcttatgtcttcagctttggcaatggtgCTTTTCAAGTCCTCTATGAAGTTGgtcatggtcttcccttcccctgtattgatggtttccaggatcaagattctgttacagagttttttattttcgtccacagctttcttgtaaccattgataagccactccatagtttccatgaaaccttgcaaaccctcggggggagggttagagggggggtcaacttttccaggggttgccttttcctctttaggggtgtgctgGATGGTTGTGTCAACagccctaagagcctcttccatggtctccttttccagattcTGATATGAAAAAGTTACAGTTGTTCCATGGAAAAGGTAGTCTCCTTTTCCAGagtttttttattttcatccacaGCTTTCTAGTAACCAttgataagccactccatagtttccatgaatccttgcaaaccctcggggggagggttagagggggggtcaacttttccaagggttgccttttcctctttaggggtgtgctgGATGGTTGTGTCAACAGCCCTAAGAGCCTCtaccatggtctccttttccagaaaAAAGTTACAGTTGTTCCTTGTTCTTGTAGCTACTATTTTAATCAACATAAACTTATGTTACCAAAAACGCGACGAGAGATTGTCGTTTCGCATTTCAACGAGCAAAACATGTTTCCCATTGCTGACGCTCATTTCTAGTAGCCCAAAACATTTTGAATGCATTGCCAGTCAAGGTCATGAGAAATTTAAAGAGAACCAGTCAATTGCATATTGTTTTAGGATGTACCAACTATTGCAAATGCAGATTGACAGTGATAGATCGCCATTAAGTAATTGTTCTTTTACTAATTAATAGTGAGATCTCCATTAAGTAATTATTGTTTTACTGAGTACGTTGCAGAGTGACAGTGACAAATCACCATTTTTAAGAAATGTGAAATGTATATCATGCATCCTCCAACTAATTATCATGCATTTTCTACTAATTATCGCCTATATAACATATTCGTCACAATTGTTCTTGTAGCTACTATTTTAATCAACATAAACTTATGTTACCAAAAACGCGACGAGAGATTGTCGTTTCGCATTTCAACGAGCAAAACATGTTTCCCATTGCTGACGCTCATTTCTAGTAGCCCAAAACATTTTGAATGCATTGCCAGTCAAGGTCATGAGAAATTTAAAGAGAACCAGTCAATTGCATATTGTTTTAGGATGTACCAACTACTGCAAATGCAGATTGACAGTGATAGATCGCCATTAAGTAATTGTTCTTTTACTAATTAATAGTGAGATCTCCATTAAGTAATTATTGTTTTACTGAGTACGTTGCAGAGTGACAGTGACAAATCACCATTTTTAAGAAATGTGAAATGTATATCATGCATCCTCCAACTAATTATCATGCATTTTCTACTAATTATCGCCTATATAACATATTCGTCACaattgtttttgttgatgaaatgagatttccacaatccataaattGTCTATAAAAGCTTCTGGAAATGATTGCGTGCAAGTTtttatcaacatttcaaatcacactccgtgatccatcattaaGATGAATGAGAGCACATTAATATCACATATTTCGGAAATGATTGTTTTTGTTGTTTAATATCACATATCTCAATATAGAGTATCTAAAACTTTTATGATTATATTTGCCACTCTATATTGTAGATACTTCTATACTTTGAAAATGCATATCCCCCACACTATATTGTAAATAAGTATATCCCAATATATTTCTGTTAGTTTTCTCAccatatttaattttttatcattaattaaattattttttatagttttattGTCATATTTAATTTctgattatttattaaattattttttacagTATTTTTAAAACTAGCTTTGTactttatataatattaaattatttaaatatattttttattaaattgacATACATTTATAGTTTACTTaatgattatatattatatatatatatatatatatatatatatatatccttttctTATATGCAACCTATAAATATTCCATTTGTCCCAAGCCTGAAATTCAAGCCATTGGGTCCTCTGGTTAGGAGCAATTCATATCTCAAGTCATAAATGGAAAAGTAATCATGAAATACAATGTAGTTATGGCAAGTTCTCTTACTTACCAGAAAAGTTGGGCACACGGCACACAAAACTAATGACAATCACACGCCACAAACTCACACTCACTAGAGCCACAGTTTTAAACAGCGAACATTAGGTACACCTGTTACCAGAAAAGAAAACCATCAGCAAGGATAACAGTTCTGACATTGTTCAGAGTGCAGACTGACTCAGTTCTTATTGGTGGCTCCTTTTTCCGTTGGAAGCTTAACCCTCTGTTTTGAAAGAACGAAACTTTTTCCTCGGTGCCGTTGCAGTCCCCCCTCTCTTTTTTCTCCTTACCCAGAGAAAAAACTCCTATATCCAACAGAACTTTACGAACTGTTTTTCAACTGCCTTCCTAAATTTATAACGTCCAGCCAGGAGGCCAAAGTAGCCTATGAAACCCAGAAGCAGACAATTTATTTTTGCCTGCTGTGCTGTTAAGCTGGACTGATTTGAAGTGGTTCAACAAAATTACTGTTTTTAACAAAACAAACACTTAAAATCACCAAGAAGCAAACCAAATTGACACTGACAGAGAGAGTAAATGAGCTTTTACGGCAGATGCTCCACATCAGTCCCACACATTCCCCCACTCCCCATCTCGAGTCTCCATGGAACATAGGAATGCATGCATAGCTACTCTAGATCCCATTTACATGTCCTCAAATGCATAAGAACGCCCAATTCAGGTTTATATTGGCCTATTGTAGCCTTACAATGAACTGGGAAATTGAATGGATGGAGAAAAATGAAGAGACGGAAGAAATTGGAACATTGTGGGACATTTTCCTGAGTGCAGGCAAGATCAACCTGACAGTTTTGAGACTGCCAAGTGCTGTTGACTGCTGTAAATCAACGGTTTCATCACAGAAGGCTAAAGCGCTCAGAAAACTCAATTTTCTATACTGCCAAAGCCTGCCGAGGATGTCCCATACCACTAAACATTCTACAACATCAAAGCATCTGCCTCTGTTCCAAAACATCTTCGAACCGCTACCATGTTGTCAAAATGAATCCTATTTTAAATCAGTCGTGATGAGtactatattatttgattcaagtGAACAGCATGGTCTAGCCctccaaaaatatataaaaagcACTCACGTGGAAACTAAGAATAAGACCAGACTTCCTCCTATAACTGCATGTTTGACACCATGCATCTTGTTACAGTGAAAACCTGTGTTAACATCACCAATAATTTCCATATGAACATTGTCCATTTTTTAAATGATAGAAAGGTTTTCTGTTTCTCACaaaaaaaattcttgcaacaatAATGACGATAAACTTCATTGCACTGTGGCAGTCACCACAGACTCGAAAGTTCTTGTCAACTCTGATAGTTGGTCCAGCGGATGTGTTTAAACAACCCAAATGCAATTGCCAACTAGCCAATATGGTGGCAAAGGGATGATTCTTTCTCCTCATCGGATGACGCATCATTTGTATGGGTATAATCCAGACGCAAATACATGTGGTTCCGATATTTGCATCTGGATTATACCCTGCATGCTGCATCTCCCAAGACAATTTCTCCAAATTGACATAAACTTCCTGCATTTGTTGGTGTGATCTGTCTCATACACAATTAAAGTATACAATGTTATTGACTTCAATCCAGCAGACAATTTCTCCAAATCGACTTAAACTTCCTGCATTTGTTGGTGTGATCTGTCTCATACACAATTAACATGTACAATGTTATTGACTTCAATCCAGCTACATCCAGGTAACTTTTTTATTCCTCTATGTTTCATCAATTTTCTTATAGTTTGAAGGTCACCCCACCTGCCCAATTCTGCATACATATTTGACAGAAGAACATAAGGGGCAGAAGTTTTAGAACCTAACTCAAAAAGAAGTGTCGCTGCAAACTCTCCCATCTCTGTATTCTTCAGTGATCTACAGGTACCAAGCAAACACATCCACACAACTGCATCAGGTTTTATAGGCATTTTGATGATAAACTGTAGGGCTTCCTCAAGAAAGCCAGCACGgccaagaaggtcaaccatgcaTATATAATGATTCATGGTAGGCATAATGAAATAAGTGTCACTCATGCCATTGAAGTATCTACAACCATGATCCACTAGACCTGCATGGCTGCAGGCAAATAAGACACAAAGAAGGCTTACATGATCGTGTTTGACCCCAGAGTGCTCCATTAGGTCAAAGAGATTGAGGGCATCCTTACTACAGCCATGCATTGCATATCCTGCAACCATTACAGTCCATGAGACCAAGTTTGCATTATGCATTTTGTCAAACACCTGGCGTGCCTtttgtatgcttccacattttgcatacatgtctatcaaaGAATTCCCAATtacaacatctaacaaaaatcCACTTTCAACTATTCTTTGATGAATCTGTATACCCTGCTCCAAAACTCCAAGTTTGGCACAAGCCGGTAGGATGCTGGAATAAGTTGATGAGTCTGGTACTATACCTGTCAATTGCATTTGCATAAAAGTCTCCAAGGCTTTCTCAACAAGCCCATTTTGTGTATAGCCAGCAATGACTGCAGTCCATGTGACTACATTTTGTTGGggcattttatcaaacaatttGTGTGCCTtctgtatgcttccacattttgcatacatgtctataagGGCAGTCACCACTACAACATCTACCAAAAGTCCACTTTCGATTATTCTTTGGTGAAGCGCCATGCCCTGTTTCAAAAGTCTAAGTTGAGCACAAGCTGGGACGATGCTGGCAAAGGTAGTCGAGTTTGGCTTTACACCGGCCACTTGCATTTGCTTAAAAATCTCCAAGGCATTTTCATCGAGCCCATTTTGtgtatatcctgcaatcatggttgtccatgagaccacatttggattatgcattttgtcaaacaatttgtgCGCCTTCTGTAGCCTTccgcattttgcatacatatctatcAGGGCAGTCAAAAGCACAACATCAGACCAAATTTCACCTTCCATTATTCTTTGATGGatctccataccctgttccaaagctccagTTTTGGAACACGAAGGGAGAATGTTGGCAAAAGTGAACTGATTGGGTTGAACACCTGTTAGCTGCATTCTCCGGAACAGTGTCAATGCCACTTGAGGTAACCCGTGTCTTCCATATGCTGCAATGATCATATTCCATGAGAAGACATTTAGTTCAGCCATGTGGTCGAAAACTTTCCAAGCATCCACCAAATTTCCGCATTTGTCATACATGTTGATAAGGGTATTTTGCAACAAAGTGCGTGCGGCAAACGTGTATCCTCTGTCATTAATGTCAGAGTGGATTTGATTACCCTCCGAAAAAGTATTGCTGGCAATGAAGGTCTGCAATAGATGAAGATGTACAGAAGAGTCTACTGGAAGCTTTTGTGCAGTAAGAAGAATGCGGTGTGTCTCATTCAAGTAACCCGCTCTAAGAAGTGCTCTCAGATTGAGATGGGTAATGAACGACATTATAAGAATGATGCCTGAGAAGTTACAGTATCTCCGTCATCTGTTACTCTTACTCTGATTTCTCAACGTGTTGTTATCGTTTCATGATTCTCTTTGGGAATCAGCAGAGATGCAAATCGCCCAAACACAGAAATCTGCTTGTAATTTTTATTCGTCTAACTTTAAATGAATCAAAATCGCAGGTTACACTTAACTTTTTGCTTTTGGTAAACTGCTTCACAGAACATAGTAAAAAGGACTAATCTCTATATATAGTGATAGGTTCGGATTTGTATTAGTATTTGAGacaaatttacctaattttcctaccattttctttttaaaaatgagagtataatgaaaaatttatttgtttttgaGAATAACTATATTCTCATCAGTTTTGGATGTTGCCAAAGTATTCTTTACATATTATTTAACTAAGGTCAAATCAATATTCTGCACTTCAAACTCAGTTGCGAGTGAAATCCAAAAGCTACTTCTCCTCAAATTAGAAGTGTTAATTTTCAATTTTCATATATtcaaatgatattattttttgagaGATCTTACATAGCAATGAATTCGAATCTATTTATTATTATCTTTTGATAGAAAAAATGATGCAACTCCATTAGATAATAGTCAGGAAAACACGTCATCCACCGACCTTTTGTGGAGGCTAAGAACTTAAGAAAGGCCTGAGCCAGACATGGCTTCCCAAACTCAATAGCAGCTTCTTCAATTTCTTTTGAGTAATTATTATTAACTCCACTAGTAAATCAATGTAGGAATCTGACTGAAATATTCAGGTGTGACAATATACGAGAATAAGCCTTTAAGGCATTAGAGAATTCTTTTGCTTGGGAAGCTGTCAGTCTCAACTTATTCTAATGGAGGGAAGTTCGTATCTACAATTTCACGCCCACTCTTTTCTTTTTAAATGATAGTAGGAAATAAGGATTCTTTTATCTCAATTTAGCCCGAAATTGCTTATGCTGGTGTTGATTGGTTGCTAACAGTCCTTTCTTCCAAAGAGACAATCAGGTTGACCTAATTGCAAAGGTAAGCCTAGGATTCTCACCACAGAAAAATTCAAATAAGTTTGGAGTGATGTTATACTTTGTCTTCATACTGCAGAGGGCTTTGTAGCGAATGTATTTTCAACTAGGCATAACTAGCAATAGTATTCGATAGCCACCGTGCATCAGTTTAGTTGGATTCCATTCTCCTTGTCGATGATCATTTTTATCTGGAGAACAAATCCATAACAACTACTTTTACACTGCAGAAACAAGCATCAAACTAGAACATCCTTGTTGAGTAAGCACAGATATATAGACAGTGAGATTATTGAAGAAGCTTCGAAAATCCCTCAGAATATTGTTCATGTTGGAAATGGTGGAACCtggttccaactctcaaaacaaatTCTTTTGCAATAATCTGAAGCATAAACCTGGCTCCAGTGTGGCAAATGAGtgaggtttttgacaaaaaaaatagTTTTCCTATGGACAATGTTAAACAACCCAGAAGCAGTTGCCAACTTCTCTATGTAGAGGAAAAGCAATAAATCTTCCTCCACATCATTCAATAAATATCTTTTATATGGAATCTATCATGCTGCCTTCATTTGTGAGGGTAATTTCTTCAATTTTGCTTAGATCTCCTGTGTTTGTAGTTGTATATTGCCTTCTATATATAGAGCATGTACAGTTTTACAGACTTAAATCCAACTCCATCCAGGTATCTTTTTAATTCCTCTATGATCCATCAATTTCCTTGTCTTTTGAGCATCACCCCACCTGCCCACCTCTGCATAAAGATTAGACAGAAGAACGTAAGGGGTGGAAGTTTTAAAATCCAACTCAAAAAGTACTGCTGCTGCAAATTGCCCTAGCCCTGTATGCTTATGTGATCTACAGGCACCAAGAAAACACATCCACACAACACCATCAGGttttattggcattttgatgataaaGT contains these protein-coding regions:
- the LOC131057771 gene encoding pentatricopeptide repeat-containing protein At2g13600-like, which produces MSFITHLNLRALLRAGYLNETHRILLTAQKLPVDSSVHLHLLQTFIASNTFSEGNQIHSDINDRGYTFAARTLLQNTLINMYDKCGNLVDAWKVFDHMAELNVFSWNMIIAAYGRHGLPQVALTLFRRMQLTGVQPNQFTFANILPSCSKTGALEQGMEIHQRIMEGYTQNGLDENALEIFKQMQVAGVKPNSTTFASIVPACAQLRLLKQGMALHQRIIESGLLVDVVVVTALIDMYAKCGSIQKAHKLFDKMPQQNVVTWTAVIAGYTQNGLVEKALETFMQMQLTGIVPDSSTYSSILPACAKLGVLEQGIQIHQRIVESGFLLDVVIGNSLIDMYAKCGSIQKARQVFDKMHNANLVSWTVMVAGYAMHGCSKDALNLFDLMEHSGVKHDHVSLLCVLFACSHAGLVDHGCRYFNGMSDTYFIMPTMNHYICMVDLLGRAGFLEEALQFIIKMPIKPDAVVWMCLLGTCRSLKNTEMGEFAATLLFELGSKTSAPYVLLSNMYAELGRSHQQMQEVYVNLEKLSWEMQHAGYNPDANIGTTCFHCNKMHGVKHAVIGGSLVLFLVSTGSKMFWNRGRCFDVVECLVVWDILGRLWQYRKLSFLSALAFCDETVDLQQSTALGSLKTVSLTAQQAKINCLLLGFIGYFGLLAGRYKFRKAVEKQFVYLMFAV